The following proteins are encoded in a genomic region of Bosea beijingensis:
- a CDS encoding sensor histidine kinase, with translation MSRSWRDPWKNATTQRWLVFGLVVAALAIAALFAAGEIGRSRAVAATESRAADGGTLALAILRGELEKQRALPVILARDPDVRQALTGGSRHGLDLKLEAIAKEARAAVIYLLGTDGVAIAASNWNEPTSFVGSDYSFRDYFKGAVANGSAEQFALGTVSQRPGLYVTRRIEEGGRSLGVIVVKAEFDRVEADWRALGGQTYVVDRRGVVLLSTVEDWRFRVEAPLDTATAATIRDTLQFGAAPLTMLPLRERGDLVQSAGAFAGRYVRIRQPVATTDWLLKVLQPVDAAITAGRSQSQALVALLLMPGIGLAGFALYRRQRNLARQEADARSKAELEDRVAERTAELAGANERLVAEMAKRTRAQERLSNLREELAKANRLATLGQITAGVAHEVNQPLAALRTYAENARTFLKRAEPADADGALVRIVSLTDRIGAITEALRGFARRSKEPLAPVPINTIIDGALTLLEGPLRQAGVTPLVTAPPEPVHVIARPIELEQVFVNLLRNAIEALMEGGQGGEPALAIKVTPGEDRVEIAITDRGPGLSEQALAQLFVPFSTSKPKGLGLGLVISQDMIVSFGGTLTATSAPGAGASFVINLERASA, from the coding sequence ATGAGCCGCTCCTGGCGCGATCCATGGAAGAATGCCACGACGCAGCGCTGGCTGGTCTTCGGGCTAGTCGTCGCCGCGCTGGCCATCGCCGCGCTGTTTGCGGCCGGCGAGATCGGCCGCAGCCGGGCCGTCGCCGCGACTGAGAGCCGGGCCGCCGATGGCGGCACGCTGGCGCTCGCCATCCTGCGTGGCGAGTTGGAGAAGCAGCGCGCCCTGCCGGTGATCCTGGCGCGCGATCCCGATGTGCGGCAGGCACTGACCGGTGGCAGTCGCCACGGGCTCGACCTCAAGCTGGAGGCGATCGCGAAGGAAGCCCGGGCGGCGGTGATCTATCTGCTCGGCACGGACGGCGTCGCGATCGCGGCGAGCAACTGGAATGAGCCGACCAGTTTCGTCGGCAGCGACTACAGCTTCCGCGACTACTTCAAGGGTGCCGTGGCGAATGGATCAGCCGAGCAATTCGCTCTCGGCACCGTTAGTCAGCGCCCCGGTCTCTATGTCACCCGGCGGATCGAGGAGGGCGGCCGCAGCCTCGGCGTGATCGTCGTCAAAGCCGAGTTCGACCGCGTGGAGGCGGATTGGCGGGCGCTTGGCGGCCAGACCTATGTCGTCGACCGGCGCGGCGTCGTGCTGCTCTCGACGGTCGAGGATTGGCGCTTCCGCGTCGAGGCGCCGCTCGACACGGCGACCGCAGCCACGATCCGCGACACGCTCCAGTTCGGCGCTGCGCCGCTGACGATGCTGCCTTTGCGGGAGCGCGGCGATCTCGTTCAGAGCGCAGGCGCCTTCGCCGGCCGCTATGTCCGCATCCGCCAGCCCGTCGCGACGACGGATTGGCTGCTGAAGGTGCTCCAGCCTGTCGATGCCGCGATCACGGCCGGCCGTTCGCAATCGCAGGCGCTCGTCGCGCTCCTGCTGATGCCGGGGATAGGGTTGGCCGGCTTTGCCCTCTATCGCCGCCAGCGCAATCTCGCCCGGCAGGAGGCCGATGCCCGCTCCAAGGCCGAACTGGAGGATCGCGTTGCCGAACGCACCGCCGAGCTTGCCGGGGCCAATGAACGCCTCGTCGCCGAGATGGCGAAGCGCACCCGCGCACAGGAGCGCCTCTCCAATCTCCGCGAGGAACTGGCCAAGGCCAACCGCCTCGCGACGCTCGGCCAGATCACCGCCGGCGTCGCCCATGAGGTCAACCAGCCCCTGGCGGCTTTGCGGACCTATGCCGAGAACGCCCGCACCTTTCTCAAGCGCGCCGAGCCGGCGGATGCGGATGGCGCTCTGGTCCGGATCGTCTCGCTGACGGACCGGATCGGCGCGATCACCGAGGCGCTCCGCGGTTTTGCCCGGCGCAGCAAGGAGCCGCTCGCCCCGGTTCCGATCAACACCATCATCGACGGCGCCTTGACCTTGCTCGAAGGCCCCTTGCGGCAGGCCGGCGTGACGCCGCTCGTCACCGCTCCGCCGGAGCCGGTCCACGTCATCGCCCGTCCGATCGAGCTGGAGCAGGTCTTCGTCAACCTGCTGCGCAATGCGATCGAGGCGCTGATGGAAGGCGGGCAAGGCGGCGAGCCCGCTCTTGCGATCAAGGTCACGCCAGGCGAAGACCGGGTCGAGATCGCGATCACGGACCGTGGCCCAGGCCTGTCGGAGCAGGCGCTGGCGCAGCTCTTCGTTCCGTTCAGCACCTCCAAGCCCAAGGGGCTCGGCCTCGGGCTGGTGATCTCGCAGGACATGATCGTCTCCTTCGGCGGCACCTTGACCGCGACGAGCGCTCCCGGAGCCGGAGCCAGCTTCGTCATCAACCTCGAAAGGGCGTCGGCATGA
- a CDS encoding dicarboxylate/amino acid:cation symporter: MATPIIAPAQPARPKKFYQHLYVQVLFAIAAGILLGHFWPEQGAALKPLGDSFIKLVKMIIAPVIFLTVSTGIAGMTDMKKVGRVAGKAMIYFLCFSTLALIVGLVIGNLIQPGAGLHINPASLDAKAVQGYAAKAHDTSIVGFLQNIIPETIVGAFASGDILQVLFFSVLFGLSLAMVGERGKPVLDFLQALSTPIFKLVAILMKAAPIGAFGAMAFTIGRYGIGSVANLAFLILTFYITAAVFVLVVLGAVARYNGFSILALIRYIKDEILLVIGTSSSEAALPSLMEKMEAAGCKRSVVGLVIPTGYSFNLDGTNIYMTLAALFIAQAMDIHLPLGDQILLLLVAMLSSKGAAGITGAGFITLAATLSVVPAVPVAGMALILGIDRFMSECRAVTNFIGNAVATIVVARWEGELDENRLKAALAGQLPDFLDEPLMAPAE; encoded by the coding sequence ATGGCGACCCCGATCATCGCGCCCGCTCAGCCGGCGCGCCCGAAGAAGTTCTACCAGCATCTCTATGTGCAGGTGCTGTTCGCCATCGCAGCGGGCATCCTGCTCGGCCATTTCTGGCCGGAACAGGGCGCCGCCCTGAAGCCGCTCGGCGATTCCTTCATCAAGCTGGTGAAGATGATCATCGCGCCGGTGATCTTCCTGACGGTCTCGACCGGCATCGCCGGCATGACCGACATGAAGAAGGTCGGGCGCGTCGCCGGCAAGGCGATGATCTATTTCCTGTGCTTCTCGACGCTGGCCCTGATCGTCGGCCTCGTCATCGGCAACCTGATCCAGCCCGGCGCCGGCCTGCACATCAATCCCGCCAGCCTCGACGCAAAGGCCGTGCAGGGCTACGCCGCCAAGGCGCATGACACGAGCATCGTCGGCTTCCTGCAGAACATCATCCCGGAAACGATCGTCGGCGCCTTCGCCTCGGGCGACATCCTGCAGGTGCTGTTCTTCTCGGTGCTGTTCGGCCTGTCGCTGGCGATGGTCGGCGAGCGCGGCAAGCCGGTGCTCGACTTCCTGCAGGCGCTCTCGACCCCGATCTTCAAGCTGGTGGCGATCCTGATGAAGGCCGCCCCGATCGGCGCCTTCGGCGCGATGGCCTTCACCATCGGCCGCTACGGCATCGGCTCGGTCGCCAATCTCGCCTTCCTGATCCTGACCTTCTACATCACGGCGGCGGTCTTCGTGCTGGTCGTGCTCGGTGCCGTCGCCCGCTACAACGGTTTCTCGATCCTGGCGCTGATCCGCTACATCAAGGACGAGATCCTGCTCGTCATCGGCACCTCCTCCTCGGAAGCGGCGCTGCCGAGCTTGATGGAGAAGATGGAAGCCGCCGGCTGCAAGCGCTCGGTCGTCGGCCTCGTGATCCCGACCGGCTATTCCTTCAATCTCGACGGCACCAATATCTACATGACGCTGGCGGCGCTGTTCATCGCGCAAGCGATGGATATCCACCTGCCGCTCGGCGACCAGATCCTGCTGCTGCTCGTCGCGATGCTGTCCTCGAAGGGCGCGGCCGGCATCACCGGCGCGGGCTTCATCACGCTGGCGGCCACGCTCTCGGTGGTTCCGGCCGTGCCCGTCGCGGGCATGGCGCTGATCCTCGGCATCGACCGCTTCATGTCGGAATGCCGCGCGGTGACCAACTTCATCGGCAACGCCGTCGCCACGATCGTGGTGGCGCGCTGGGAAGGCGAACTCGACGAGAACCGGCTGAAGGCGGCGCTCGCCGGCCAACTGCCCGATTTCCTCGACGAGCCGCTGATGGCCCCGGCGGAGTGA
- a CDS encoding methyltransferase domain-containing protein produces MNISVFAQEYLRAAVRKPSQFLEARPARLCTICGHEGRFLDVGPRPEARCPNCSSKERDRIMGLYLRANRLDLTDKAVLHFSPERPFFRLWRNNPRYVAGDVKISKVANAVVDITRIQFDDDHFDYVICHHILEHVPDDAQGMRECFRVLKPGGTAFFSVPLDQSRAETWEPPAGMLAAEIERICGWDHVRLYGRDFPDKLAAVGFDVDEIRFSAEDGDRSRLTEKHELEPQGLDRIFVCRK; encoded by the coding sequence ATGAACATCAGTGTATTCGCGCAGGAATATCTGCGCGCGGCGGTTCGCAAGCCGAGCCAGTTCCTGGAGGCGCGCCCGGCCCGGCTCTGCACCATCTGCGGCCATGAGGGGCGCTTCCTCGATGTCGGCCCGCGACCCGAGGCGCGCTGCCCGAACTGCTCCTCCAAGGAGCGCGACCGGATCATGGGGCTCTATCTGCGCGCCAACCGCCTGGATCTGACCGACAAGGCCGTGCTGCATTTCTCGCCGGAACGGCCGTTTTTCCGCTTGTGGAGGAACAACCCCCGCTATGTCGCCGGGGACGTCAAGATCAGCAAGGTCGCCAACGCCGTGGTCGACATCACCAGGATCCAGTTCGACGACGACCATTTCGACTACGTGATCTGCCATCATATTCTGGAGCACGTCCCCGACGACGCCCAGGGCATGCGCGAGTGCTTCCGCGTCCTGAAGCCCGGCGGCACCGCCTTCTTCTCGGTGCCGCTCGACCAGTCGCGGGCCGAGACCTGGGAGCCGCCGGCGGGCATGCTGGCCGCGGAGATCGAGCGCATCTGTGGCTGGGACCATGTCCGGCTTTATGGCCGCGACTTCCCCGACAAGCTTGCCGCCGTCGGTTTCGACGTCGACGAGATCAGGTTCTCGGCGGAGGACGGCGACCGCAGCCGCCTGACCGAAAAGCACGAGCTCGAGCCCCAGGGGCTCGACCGCATCTTCGTCTGCCGGAAGTGA
- a CDS encoding mandelate racemase/muconate lactonizing enzyme family protein: protein MKITAIETLRAEEFGNVLWVRVHTDSGHIGLGETFYGAASVEAHIHDTLAGRLLGKNPLHIEALHREMTNLPMAQSSTGAESRATSAIDIALWDHFGKVCGLPVHQMLGGLCRDKQRIYNTCAGTRYVRSSNIKPVSNWSLGDEGSPYEDLDGFMNRADALAENLLEQGITAMKIWPFDPPAIENQGLYITAEQMKKAVEPFEKIRKAVGDKMEIMVEFHSLWNLPTAKQIARVLEPYKPTWYEDPIKMNSPQALAEYARSTDVWVCASETLGSRWPYKDMLERDAAHVVMVDLCWTGGLTEGRKIAALAETWHRPFAPHDCIGPVGFVAAVHTSFSQPNTLIQESVRAFYRGWYLELVTEMPRIEGGYVYPMEAPGLGVDLLPSVYERSDLTVRRSTL, encoded by the coding sequence ATGAAGATCACCGCCATCGAAACCCTGCGCGCCGAGGAATTCGGCAATGTGCTCTGGGTCCGCGTCCACACCGATTCCGGCCATATTGGGCTCGGCGAGACCTTCTACGGCGCAGCTTCCGTCGAGGCGCATATCCACGACACGCTGGCCGGGCGCCTGCTCGGCAAGAACCCGCTGCATATCGAGGCGCTGCATCGCGAGATGACCAACCTGCCGATGGCGCAGTCCTCGACCGGAGCGGAATCCCGCGCGACCTCGGCGATCGACATCGCGCTCTGGGATCATTTCGGCAAGGTCTGCGGCCTGCCGGTGCATCAGATGCTCGGCGGGCTCTGCCGCGACAAGCAGCGCATCTACAACACCTGCGCCGGCACCCGCTATGTCCGCTCCAGCAACATCAAGCCGGTTTCGAACTGGAGCCTCGGCGACGAGGGCAGCCCCTATGAGGACCTCGACGGCTTCATGAACCGCGCCGATGCGCTGGCCGAGAACCTGCTGGAGCAGGGCATCACCGCCATGAAGATCTGGCCCTTCGATCCGCCCGCGATCGAGAACCAGGGTCTCTACATCACCGCCGAGCAGATGAAGAAGGCGGTCGAGCCCTTTGAAAAGATTCGCAAGGCCGTCGGCGACAAGATGGAGATCATGGTCGAGTTCCACTCGCTCTGGAACCTGCCGACCGCCAAGCAGATCGCCCGCGTGCTCGAGCCCTACAAGCCGACCTGGTACGAGGACCCGATCAAGATGAACTCGCCGCAGGCGCTGGCCGAGTACGCCCGCTCGACCGATGTCTGGGTCTGCGCCAGCGAGACGCTGGGCTCGCGCTGGCCTTACAAGGACATGCTGGAGCGCGACGCCGCCCATGTCGTGATGGTCGATCTGTGCTGGACCGGCGGCCTGACCGAGGGCCGCAAGATCGCCGCGCTGGCCGAGACTTGGCACCGCCCCTTCGCGCCGCATGACTGCATCGGCCCGGTCGGCTTCGTCGCGGCGGTCCACACCTCGTTCAGCCAGCCGAACACGCTGATCCAGGAATCGGTGCGCGCCTTCTATCGCGGCTGGTATCTGGAGCTGGTCACCGAGATGCCGCGCATCGAGGGCGGCTATGTCTACCCGATGGAAGCGCCGGGCCTCGGCGTCGACCTGCTGCCGTCGGTCTACGAGCGCTCCGACCTGACGGTGCGCCGCTCGACGCTCTGA